The proteins below are encoded in one region of Garra rufa chromosome 12, GarRuf1.0, whole genome shotgun sequence:
- the gadd45ab gene encoding growth arrest and DNA-damage-inducible, alpha, b, translated as MCNMTFEDPCGENATERMDSVEQALEEVLTAALPQGCITVGVYEAAKSLNVDPDNVVLCLLATDEEDVKDVALQIHFTLIQAFCCENDINILRVNNMRRLAEILEGVKPGGESMDLHCILVTNPQSSTLKDPALSKLNRFCRDSRGLDQWVPVINLPER; from the exons ATGTGCAATATGACTTTTGAAGACCCGTGTGGAGAGAACGCAACGGAAAG AATGGACTCGGTTGAACAGGCACTGGAAGAAGTCCTGACTGCTGCATTACCTCAGGGTTGCATCACTGTGGGAGTTTATGAGGCAGCGAAGTCACTGAATGT GGACCCAGACAACGTGGTTTTATGTCTGCTGGCCACAGATGAGGAGGATGTGAAAGACGTCGCACTCCAGATTCATTTTACCTTGATTCAAGCATTCTGCTGTGAGAATGACATCAATATCTTACGAGTGAACAACATGAGACGTCTGGCAGAGATCCTGGAGGGCGTGAAACCGGGAGGAGAGTCGATGGACCTTCACTGCATATTAGTCACA AATCCACAGTCATCCACGTTGAAGGATCCAGCCCTCAGCAAACTGAATAGATTCTGCAGAGACAGTCGGGGTTTGGATCAGTGGGTGCCGGTTATCAATCTGCCTGAACGATGA